A part of Plasmodium sp. gorilla clade G2 genome assembly, chromosome: 8 genomic DNA contains:
- a CDS encoding proteasome subunit alpha type-6, putative produces the protein MVRPSQSMYDRHLTIFSPDGNLYQIEYAIKAVKNTNITSVGVKGQNCAVIISQKKMATQYISQDKLLDYNNITNIYNITDEIGCSMVGMPGDCLSMVYKARSEASEFLYSNGYNVNAETLCRNICDKIQVFTQHAYMRLHACSGMIIGMDENDKPELFKFDPSGFCAGYRACVIGNKEQESISVLERLLEKRKKKIQQETIDEDIQNTIILAIEALQTILAFDLKASEIEVAIVSTKNRNFTQISEKEIDNYLTYIAERD, from the exons atggtAAGGCCTTCACAGAGTATGTATGATAGACACTTGACGATTTTTTCTCCAGATGGGAATTTATATCAAATag aaTATGCTATAAAAGCagtaaaaaatacaaatataaccTCCGTAGGAGTAAAGGGACAAAACTGTGCTGTGATAATTTCTCAGAAAAAAATGGCTACACAATATATTTCTCAAGATAAATTATTagattataataacataactaatatatataatataacagaTGAAATAGGATGCTCAATGGTAGGTATGCCAGGAGATTGTTTAAGTATGGTTTATAAAGCTAGATCAGAAGCATCCGAATTTTTATATAGTAATGGATATAATGTAAATGCAGAAACGTTATGTAGAAATATTTGTGATAAAATACAAGTCTTTACACAACATGCCTATATGAGACTACACGCTTgca gtGGAATGATTATTGGCATggatgaaaatgataaacCTGAACTTTTTAAATTTGATCCTTCTGGTTTTTGTGCAGGATATCGTGCTTGTGTGATTGGAAACAAAGAACAAGAGAGTATAAGTGTTTTAGAAAGattattagaaaaaagaaagaagaaaatacaaCAAGAAACAATAGATGAAGATATACAAAATACTATCATTTTAGCAATTGAGGCTTTACAAACAATTCTTGCATTTGATTTAAAGGCAAGTGAAATAGAAGTTGCAATCGTATCAACAAAAAATCGTAATTTTACACAAATATCTGAAAAGGAAATAGATAattatttaacatatatagCTGAGAGggattag